A DNA window from Altererythrobacter sp. B11 contains the following coding sequences:
- a CDS encoding MFS transporter: MAVTFSEALNRSRMHPFQWAIVATCMLVLVCDGIDLQLLGIVAPLVIDSFDTDSTTFGWAMGAALVGFGLGSWGGGWLGDTIGRRWTLALAALVFSLATVGAGTSAGVWHMAGWRLLGGLGFGAAYANALAMAGEWLPDRWRAVAVSTLSVGTPIGGTIVGWIGPDLAVAHGWPGTFTRIGLATLVLVAIIAAVLRDSPSFLLARGRREAALRNARLVLREDTELVPERHETDAGDGPSVGVLHPSNTRVNTGIGLAFAAAALVAYSILSWSTVMLTERGFSLAAAGNAVAWAGITSMIGSIIVGLAMRRFGSRPVMLALSGGLVVLLIALGWAVEGLAPNPAVPPAQAQQTLVTWLIGAAGGFFSAAIAGMYVMMTHAYPQSCRSAGIGFGIFMSRVGAIAATAFGGGLLALGGGSTIPFFAVLTLSAAVIAAAAFVVDRHVPSLAEAERRRVAAAGA; encoded by the coding sequence ATGGCAGTTACATTTTCAGAGGCGCTGAACCGTTCGCGCATGCACCCGTTCCAATGGGCGATCGTCGCCACCTGCATGCTGGTGCTGGTGTGCGACGGGATCGACCTGCAATTGCTCGGCATCGTCGCGCCGCTGGTGATCGACAGCTTCGACACGGACAGCACCACTTTCGGCTGGGCCATGGGTGCGGCGCTGGTGGGCTTCGGCCTCGGTTCGTGGGGCGGGGGCTGGCTGGGCGACACGATCGGCCGCCGCTGGACGCTGGCGCTGGCGGCGCTGGTGTTCTCGCTGGCGACGGTCGGTGCGGGCACTTCCGCCGGCGTTTGGCACATGGCGGGCTGGCGCCTTCTGGGCGGGCTGGGCTTCGGCGCGGCCTATGCCAATGCGCTGGCCATGGCAGGCGAATGGCTGCCCGATCGCTGGCGCGCCGTGGCGGTCAGCACGCTTTCGGTGGGCACGCCGATCGGCGGCACGATCGTCGGCTGGATCGGGCCCGATCTCGCCGTCGCGCATGGCTGGCCGGGGACGTTCACGCGCATCGGCCTCGCCACGCTGGTGCTGGTGGCGATCATCGCCGCGGTGCTGCGCGACAGCCCGTCCTTCCTCCTCGCCCGCGGCCGGCGGGAAGCGGCGCTGCGCAACGCGCGGCTGGTGCTGCGCGAGGATACGGAGCTGGTGCCCGAACGGCATGAGACGGACGCGGGGGACGGGCCTTCCGTGGGAGTGCTCCACCCCAGCAACACGCGGGTGAACACCGGCATCGGCCTGGCCTTCGCGGCGGCGGCGCTGGTCGCCTACAGCATCCTCAGCTGGTCCACGGTGATGCTGACGGAGCGCGGCTTCTCGCTGGCGGCGGCGGGCAATGCGGTGGCCTGGGCGGGGATCACCTCGATGATCGGTTCGATCATCGTCGGCCTCGCCATGCGCCGCTTCGGCTCGCGCCCGGTGATGCTGGCGCTCAGCGGCGGGCTGGTGGTGCTGCTGATCGCGCTGGGCTGGGCGGTGGAGGGGCTGGCGCCCAATCCGGCCGTCCCGCCCGCACAGGCGCAGCAGACGCTCGTCACCTGGCTGATCGGCGCGGCCGGCGGCTTCTTCAGCGCCGCCATCGCCGGCATGTATGTGATGATGACCCACGCCTATCCGCAAAGCTGTCGCTCGGCCGGGATCGGCTTCGGCATCTTCATGAGCCGCGTGGGCGCCATCGCGGCGACGGCTTTCGGCGGCGGGCTGCTGGCGCTGGGTGGGGGCAGCACAATTCCCTTCTTCGCCGTGCTGACCCTCTCCGCAGCCGTGATCGCGGCGGCCGCCTTCGTGGTCGACCGCCATGTGCCCAGCCTGGCCGAGGCGGAGCGGCGAAGGGTCGCGGCGGCGGGCGCGTGA
- a CDS encoding VOC family protein: protein MRRLADIAPHTERVGPRGIRAGAPANIRRLAIAPALGAAFLPLYPPIHAEEVPAMSTPAPLVFFDIAAPDLVSQRSFYGALLGWDIADDGSFTVPVQGPLPGTLRVEPADLGPLTERVLYFGVDDIEATQRRAVELGGGIAFPRLVVPGVVILAMLTDPAGNRFGVVEMSGGAVTVPPAPDG from the coding sequence ATGAGAAGGCTTGCTGACATTGCCCCGCATACTGAGCGAGTCGGGCCGCGCGGGATCCGCGCCGGGGCTCCGGCCAATATCCGCCGGCTGGCGATCGCCCCCGCGCTTGGCGCTGCATTCCTGCCGCTTTACCCGCCGATCCATGCCGAGGAGGTGCCTGCCATGTCCACTCCTGCGCCGCTCGTCTTCTTTGATATCGCCGCGCCCGATCTCGTCTCTCAGCGGTCCTTCTATGGCGCGCTGCTGGGCTGGGACATTGCCGATGACGGCAGTTTTACCGTACCCGTGCAAGGGCCGCTGCCGGGCACGCTGCGGGTGGAGCCCGCCGATCTCGGCCCCCTTACGGAGCGGGTGCTCTATTTCGGCGTGGACGATATCGAAGCGACACAGCGGCGGGCGGTGGAACTCGGCGGCGGCATCGCCTTTCCGCGGCTGGTGGTGCCGGGCGTGGTGATCCTGGCGATGCTCACGGATCCGGCGGGCAATCGCTTCGGCGTAGTGGAGATGAGCGGGGGAGCCGTGACCGTGCCGCCCGCCCCGGATGGCTGA
- a CDS encoding SDR family NAD(P)-dependent oxidoreductase, translating into MPIGSFEGKIAFITGGASGIGLGIARVLLDRGAQVVIADLRQDHIDRAMEGFTGGARSNAVSALQLDVTDREAYREAAARMEREFGGIDILVNNAGVGLEGPVLEATYADYDFGFGVNVGGVINGFVEFMPQMVAHGRGGHVVSTASLAAEVVMPPHLAIYAASKAAVCHYCEAVKPELAEKGIGVSILLPGPVKSNIHETQQNRPSHLLQGSGFLDSEKKLSRRIVGENWMEPEEAGALVADGILANRTYIVTHGYYKEAMRARADAVLAATPDKAEEAPDFGQYRED; encoded by the coding sequence ATGCCCATCGGAAGTTTCGAAGGGAAGATTGCGTTCATCACCGGCGGTGCCAGCGGCATCGGCCTGGGCATCGCGCGGGTGCTGCTCGATCGCGGTGCGCAGGTGGTGATCGCCGATCTGCGGCAGGACCACATCGACCGCGCGATGGAAGGCTTCACCGGCGGCGCCCGCTCCAACGCGGTCAGCGCGCTGCAACTCGATGTCACCGATCGCGAAGCCTATCGCGAGGCGGCGGCGCGGATGGAGCGCGAGTTCGGCGGGATCGACATTCTGGTGAACAATGCCGGCGTGGGGCTGGAAGGCCCGGTGCTGGAAGCGACCTATGCCGATTACGATTTCGGTTTCGGCGTGAATGTCGGCGGCGTGATCAATGGCTTTGTGGAATTCATGCCGCAGATGGTGGCGCATGGGCGCGGGGGCCACGTGGTCTCCACCGCCAGCCTGGCTGCCGAAGTGGTCATGCCGCCGCATCTGGCGATCTATGCCGCCAGCAAGGCGGCGGTCTGCCATTATTGCGAAGCGGTGAAGCCGGAGCTGGCGGAAAAAGGCATCGGTGTTTCCATTCTCCTGCCCGGCCCGGTGAAGTCCAACATTCACGAAACCCAGCAGAATCGCCCCTCGCATCTGCTGCAGGGCAGCGGCTTCCTGGATAGCGAGAAGAAGCTGTCCCGCCGTATCGTGGGCGAAAACTGGATGGAGCCGGAAGAGGCCGGGGCGCTGGTGGCGGACGGCATCCTTGCCAACCGCACCTACATCGTCACCCACGGCTACTACAAGGAAGCCATGCGCGCCCGGGCCGACGCCGTGCTGGCCGCCACGCCCGACAAGGCCGAGGAGGCGCCGGACTTCGGCCAGTATCGCGAGGATTAG
- a CDS encoding DUF1993 domain-containing protein produces MPLSLHAAIIPSKLQILRSGKGWLDKAESCGIPEAELVEARLIDDMLPFAYQVKSMADHSKGAIEGVRAGVFTPKFKDTPPATFAEMRSLLDDAIAFLESVTEEEMESFIGKDMRFEIGEKKLPFTAEDFLLTFSQTNFFFHACTAYGVLRMKGVAVGKLDYLGALRLKAA; encoded by the coding sequence ATGCCCCTTTCGCTTCACGCCGCAATCATTCCCAGCAAGCTCCAGATTCTCCGCTCCGGCAAGGGCTGGCTGGACAAGGCCGAAAGCTGCGGCATTCCCGAGGCGGAACTGGTGGAAGCCCGGCTGATCGACGACATGCTGCCCTTCGCCTATCAGGTGAAGAGCATGGCCGATCACAGCAAGGGCGCGATCGAAGGCGTGCGCGCGGGCGTGTTCACGCCGAAGTTCAAGGACACGCCGCCTGCCACCTTCGCCGAGATGCGCAGCCTGCTGGACGATGCCATCGCCTTCCTCGAGTCGGTGACGGAAGAAGAGATGGAAAGCTTCATCGGCAAGGACATGCGGTTCGAGATCGGCGAGAAGAAGCTGCCCTTCACGGCGGAGGATTTCCTGCTGACCTTCAGCCAGACCAATTTCTTCTTCCACGCCTGCACCGCCTATGGTGTGCTGCGCATGAAGGGCGTGGCCGTGGGCAAGCTCGACTATCTGGGCGCCCTGCGGCTCAAGGCTGCCTGA
- the pnp gene encoding polyribonucleotide nucleotidyltransferase — protein sequence MFETKTVSLEWGGKTLTLETGRIARQADGAVLATYGETVVLCAVTAAKSVKEGQDFFPLTVHYQEKFSAAGRIPGGFFKRERGATEKETLTSRLIDRPIRPLFPEGFYNEINVICQVLSYDGETEADIVAMVAASAALTISGVPFMGPIGACRVGFVDGEYVLNPKQETALADGRLDLVVAATHDAVMMVESEAKELTEEEMLGAVMFAHDESKKVVEAIIKLAEQAAKEPWEIDMSDDKSAMKEELRGIIGKDIAAAYKLTDKSARSDALNAARAKAKAHYADADGQTQMTAGKLVKKLEAEIVRTAILKDGSRIDGRKLDQVRPIEAMVGFLPRTHGSALFTRGETQAICTTTLGTKESEQMIDGLEGLSYQSFMLHYNFPPYSVGEVGRFGAPGRREIGHGKLAWRALHPMLPSREDFPYTIRILSDITESNGSSSMATVCGGCLSMMDAGVPIARPVSGIAMGLILEGDDFAVLSDILGDEDHLGDMDFKVAGTEAGITSLQMDIKIAGITKEIMAKALEQAKGGRAHILNEMTKALGSARTELSAHAPRIETMQIDKSKIRDVIGTGGKVIREIVAETGAKVDIDDEGVIKISSSDISQIEAARQWIQGIVEEPEVGKVYNGKVVNIVDFGAFVNFMGGKDGLVHVSEMKNERVEKPTDVVSEGQEVKVKVLEIDNRGKVRLSMRVVDQETGEELEDTRPPREPRGDRGDRGDRGDKREGGRGGDRRGPRGGGGGGRDRGPRGGRDRDGGGKEGGDPDHLPAFLKED from the coding sequence ATGTTCGAAACGAAAACCGTATCGCTGGAGTGGGGCGGAAAGACCCTCACTCTGGAAACCGGGCGCATCGCGCGCCAGGCCGATGGCGCCGTGCTGGCGACCTATGGCGAAACCGTGGTGCTGTGCGCCGTCACCGCCGCGAAGAGCGTGAAGGAAGGGCAGGATTTCTTCCCCCTTACCGTCCACTACCAGGAAAAATTCTCCGCCGCCGGCCGCATTCCGGGCGGCTTCTTCAAGCGTGAGCGTGGCGCGACCGAGAAGGAAACGCTTACCAGCCGCCTGATCGACCGCCCGATCCGCCCGCTGTTCCCCGAAGGGTTCTACAACGAGATCAACGTAATCTGCCAGGTCCTCTCCTATGATGGCGAGACCGAGGCGGACATCGTGGCGATGGTGGCCGCCAGTGCGGCGCTGACCATTTCCGGCGTGCCCTTCATGGGGCCGATCGGCGCCTGCCGCGTGGGCTTCGTGGACGGCGAATATGTGCTCAACCCGAAGCAGGAAACCGCCCTTGCGGATGGCCGCCTCGACCTCGTCGTCGCTGCCACGCACGACGCGGTGATGATGGTCGAATCCGAAGCCAAGGAACTGACCGAGGAAGAGATGCTGGGCGCCGTCATGTTCGCGCATGACGAAAGCAAGAAGGTCGTGGAAGCGATCATCAAGCTGGCCGAGCAGGCCGCCAAGGAGCCGTGGGAAATCGACATGTCGGACGACAAGTCCGCCATGAAGGAAGAGCTGCGCGGCATCATCGGCAAGGATATCGCCGCTGCCTACAAGCTGACCGACAAGTCGGCCCGTTCGGACGCGCTCAATGCGGCCCGTGCGAAGGCGAAGGCACATTATGCCGATGCCGACGGCCAGACGCAGATGACGGCCGGCAAGCTGGTCAAGAAGCTTGAAGCCGAAATCGTGCGTACCGCCATCCTCAAGGACGGCAGCCGCATCGACGGCCGCAAGCTCGATCAGGTCCGCCCGATCGAGGCGATGGTCGGCTTCCTGCCGCGCACCCATGGTTCGGCGCTGTTCACGCGCGGTGAAACGCAGGCAATCTGCACCACCACGCTGGGCACCAAGGAGTCCGAGCAGATGATCGACGGCCTCGAAGGCCTGTCGTATCAGAGCTTCATGCTGCACTATAACTTCCCGCCCTATTCGGTCGGCGAAGTGGGTCGCTTCGGCGCTCCGGGCCGTCGCGAGATCGGCCACGGCAAGCTCGCCTGGCGCGCGCTGCACCCGATGCTGCCGAGCAGGGAAGACTTCCCCTACACGATCCGTATCCTGTCCGACATCACCGAGAGCAACGGCTCTTCGTCGATGGCGACGGTGTGCGGCGGCTGCCTCAGCATGATGGATGCCGGCGTGCCGATCGCGCGCCCGGTTTCGGGCATCGCCATGGGTCTGATCCTGGAAGGTGACGACTTCGCCGTGCTGTCCGACATCCTGGGTGACGAAGATCACTTGGGCGACATGGACTTCAAGGTGGCCGGCACCGAAGCGGGCATCACCAGCCTGCAGATGGACATCAAGATCGCTGGCATCACCAAGGAAATCATGGCCAAGGCGCTCGAGCAGGCGAAGGGCGGCCGCGCCCATATCCTGAACGAGATGACCAAGGCGCTGGGTTCCGCCCGCACCGAACTGTCCGCTCACGCTCCGCGCATCGAAACGATGCAGATCGACAAGTCCAAGATTCGTGACGTGATCGGCACGGGCGGCAAGGTGATCCGCGAGATCGTGGCCGAAACCGGCGCGAAGGTGGATATCGATGACGAAGGCGTGATCAAGATCTCGTCCAGCGACATCAGCCAGATCGAGGCTGCACGCCAGTGGATCCAGGGCATCGTGGAAGAGCCCGAGGTCGGCAAGGTCTACAACGGCAAGGTCGTGAACATCGTCGATTTCGGCGCCTTCGTGAACTTCATGGGCGGCAAGGACGGTCTCGTCCACGTTTCCGAAATGAAGAACGAGCGGGTCGAGAAGCCGACCGACGTCGTGTCCGAAGGGCAGGAAGTGAAGGTCAAGGTCCTCGAGATCGACAACCGCGGCAAGGTCCGCCTGTCGATGCGCGTCGTGGACCAGGAAACCGGCGAGGAGCTGGAGGACACGCGTCCCCCGCGTGAACCGCGTGGTGATCGTGGCGACCGCGGCGATCGTGGCGACAAGCGCGAAGGTGGCCGTGGTGGCGATCGTCGCGGGCCGCGTGGCGGCGGCGGCGGTGGCCGGGATCGCGGACCCCGCGGCGGGCGCGACCGTGACGGCGGCGGCAAGGAAGGGGGCGACCCCGATCACCTGCCGGCCTTCCTGAAGGAAGACTGA
- the rpsO gene encoding 30S ribosomal protein S15, whose translation MSVTAEKKTEIIEDNARASGDTGSPEVQVAILTERIRNLTEHFKEHHKDNHSRRGLLIMVNKRRSLLAYLKKKDVERYNNLIQKLGLRK comes from the coding sequence ATGTCGGTTACTGCCGAAAAGAAGACTGAGATCATCGAAGACAACGCCCGCGCGAGTGGCGACACGGGTTCCCCGGAAGTGCAGGTTGCGATCCTCACCGAGCGTATTCGCAACCTGACCGAGCATTTCAAGGAACACCACAAGGACAACCATTCGCGCCGCGGCCTGCTGATCATGGTCAACAAGCGGCGCAGCCTGCTCGCCTACCTCAAGAAGAAGGATGTCGAGCGGTACAATAACCTGATCCAGAAGCTGGGTCTGCGTAAATAA
- the truB gene encoding tRNA pseudouridine(55) synthase TruB has translation MPHGWLILDKPRGLGSTQAVSAVKRVLRKAGHGKVKVGHGGTLDPLAEGVLPIALGEATKLAGRMLDASKTYAFTIRFGEETDTLDTEGEVVARSERRPPIAAVAAICEHFTGAIEQVPPAYSALKLDGRRAYDLARAGEEVELQSRRVTVHSLHLAGRADAGEGAPLYSAFAATAGRPDPFDPAAPLELAESATLVANVSKGTYIRSLARDIAHALGTVGHVTWLRRIKAGPFTEDQAISLDLLEEIGNGAPLEDHLLPLEAGLDGIPALNLDPESAQAVRQGRVLSGQPLSDGLYWAKAGTVPVALMELSDGTARVVRGFNLPDTAE, from the coding sequence ATGCCCCATGGTTGGCTCATCCTCGACAAGCCCCGCGGGCTCGGCTCCACCCAGGCAGTCAGCGCGGTCAAGCGCGTGCTGCGGAAGGCCGGCCATGGCAAGGTCAAGGTCGGCCACGGCGGCACGCTCGATCCGCTGGCCGAAGGCGTGCTGCCGATCGCGCTGGGCGAGGCGACGAAGCTCGCCGGGCGGATGCTCGACGCCAGCAAGACCTATGCCTTCACCATCCGCTTCGGCGAGGAAACCGATACGCTGGATACCGAAGGCGAAGTGGTGGCCCGCAGCGAGCGCCGCCCGCCGATTGCGGCCGTGGCGGCGATCTGCGAACATTTCACGGGCGCAATCGAGCAGGTGCCGCCGGCCTATTCCGCGCTCAAGCTGGATGGCCGGCGCGCCTATGACCTCGCCCGCGCGGGTGAGGAGGTGGAACTGCAGAGCCGCCGCGTCACCGTGCATTCGCTGCACCTCGCCGGCCGCGCGGATGCGGGGGAGGGCGCGCCGCTCTATTCCGCCTTCGCCGCCACCGCGGGCCGCCCGGATCCGTTCGATCCCGCGGCGCCGCTGGAACTGGCGGAAAGCGCCACGCTGGTCGCAAATGTATCCAAGGGCACCTATATACGCTCCCTGGCGCGCGACATTGCCCATGCGCTCGGCACCGTCGGCCATGTTACCTGGCTTCGGCGGATCAAGGCCGGCCCTTTCACCGAAGATCAGGCGATTTCGCTGGACTTATTGGAAGAAATCGGTAACGGCGCGCCCCTTGAAGACCATCTCCTGCCGCTGGAGGCGGGGCTGGACGGTATCCCGGCCCTGAATCTCGATCCGGAAAGCGCGCAGGCGGTCCGCCAGGGCCGGGTCCTTTCCGGACAGCCCCTTTCCGATGGGCTCTATTGGGCGAAGGCTGGCACAGTTCCGGTCGCCCTGATGGAATTGTCGGATGGCACGGCACGCGTCGTGCGGGGTTTCAACCTGCCGGATACCGCGGAGTGA
- a CDS encoding DUF6491 family protein: MRHALLFAPLLALAAPAMPALAAQAGKDDAPAAKNAAAEAQADASIPFANHGGIRDWRSEGSETVYIQDSARHWYKAVLFARAPDLPFAQAIGFETKGPDTFDRFSTIIVAGQPYPLKSLVRIAGEPPKAAHKGKAEEHAHSEHSSEG, encoded by the coding sequence ATGAGACATGCACTTCTGTTCGCTCCCCTGCTGGCGCTGGCGGCCCCGGCCATGCCTGCCCTGGCGGCGCAAGCGGGTAAGGATGACGCGCCGGCGGCCAAGAATGCCGCTGCAGAGGCGCAGGCCGATGCCAGCATCCCCTTCGCCAATCACGGCGGCATAAGGGACTGGCGTAGCGAAGGCAGCGAGACGGTCTATATCCAGGACAGCGCACGCCACTGGTACAAGGCGGTGTTGTTCGCCCGCGCGCCCGATCTTCCCTTCGCCCAGGCGATCGGCTTCGAGACGAAGGGCCCCGACACCTTCGATCGCTTCTCCACCATCATCGTGGCGGGGCAGCCCTATCCGCTGAAGTCGCTGGTCAGGATCGCGGGCGAGCCGCCCAAGGCCGCGCACAAGGGCAAGGCGGAGGAACACGCCCATAGCGAGCACAGCAGCGAAGGCTGA
- a CDS encoding site-2 protease family protein, producing the protein MPDTILLALALIPALVIAIVFHEVAHGWVALLLGDPTAKERRRLTLNPIRHVDPFGTLILPGLLALTGAPVFGWAKPVPVNKWRLDNPRYGMMAVAAAGPGTNLVLAAIGAVLLGLLAGSLTAQPAGVLGFLLVSLQYFISINIFLALFNLLPIPPFDGSHIVEGLLPRDAARTYEKLRPYGFPLLFLLLLVIPWLFPGLGIIEKVVLPPVLWAEGHYMALAHWVALLVQ; encoded by the coding sequence ATGCCTGACACCATCCTGCTCGCGCTGGCGCTGATCCCGGCCCTTGTCATCGCCATCGTGTTCCACGAGGTCGCCCATGGCTGGGTGGCGCTGCTGCTGGGCGATCCCACGGCGAAGGAACGGCGCCGGCTGACGCTGAACCCCATCCGCCATGTCGATCCCTTCGGTACGCTGATCCTGCCGGGCCTCCTCGCACTCACCGGCGCGCCGGTGTTCGGCTGGGCCAAGCCGGTGCCGGTGAACAAGTGGCGGCTCGACAATCCGCGCTATGGCATGATGGCGGTCGCGGCGGCGGGGCCGGGCACCAATCTGGTGCTGGCGGCTATCGGAGCGGTGCTGCTGGGGCTGCTGGCGGGCAGCCTGACGGCGCAGCCGGCCGGAGTGCTGGGCTTCCTGCTCGTTTCGCTGCAGTATTTCATCTCGATCAATATCTTCCTGGCGCTGTTCAACCTGCTGCCGATCCCGCCCTTCGACGGATCGCATATCGTGGAGGGCCTGCTGCCGCGCGATGCGGCGCGCACCTATGAGAAGCTGCGCCCCTATGGCTTCCCGTTGCTGTTCCTGCTGCTGCTGGTGATCCCCTGGCTGTTTCCGGGCCTCGGCATCATCGAAAAGGTGGTGTTGCCGCCGGTGCTGTGGGCGGAGGGGCATTACATGGCGCTGGCGCACTGGGTGGCGCTGCTGGTCCAGTGA
- a CDS encoding thymidine kinase yields MAKLYFYYASMNAGKSTNLLQANFNYGERGMATMLWTAALDDRSAGKPIASRIGLEADAHRFTGETDLWAEVSRRHAATPLACVFVDEAQFLSPAQAWQCARLADEANIPVLCYGLRTDFRGELFPGSAVLLGIADALVEIKAVCHCGRKATMNLRIDAEGEPVAAGAQTEIGGNESYVPLCRRHFSQALGFFG; encoded by the coding sequence ATGGCAAAGCTCTATTTCTATTATGCCAGCATGAATGCGGGGAAATCGACCAACCTGCTGCAGGCCAATTTCAACTATGGCGAGCGGGGCATGGCCACCATGCTGTGGACCGCCGCGCTCGACGATCGCTCCGCCGGCAAGCCCATCGCCAGCCGCATCGGGCTGGAAGCCGATGCGCATCGCTTCACCGGCGAGACGGATTTGTGGGCGGAGGTCAGCCGCCGGCATGCAGCAACGCCGCTGGCCTGCGTGTTCGTGGACGAGGCGCAGTTCCTCTCCCCCGCGCAGGCGTGGCAATGCGCGCGGCTGGCGGATGAGGCGAATATCCCGGTGCTCTGCTACGGCCTGCGGACGGATTTTCGCGGCGAACTCTTCCCCGGCTCCGCCGTGCTGCTGGGGATCGCGGACGCGCTGGTCGAGATCAAGGCGGTGTGCCATTGCGGCCGCAAGGCGACGATGAACCTGCGGATCGACGCGGAGGGCGAGCCGGTCGCAGCGGGCGCGCAGACCGAGATCGGCGGCAATGAGAGCTATGTACCGCTGTGCCGGCGCCATTTCTCGCAGGCGCTGGGTTTCTTCGGCTGA
- the rbfA gene encoding 30S ribosome-binding factor RbfA — protein sequence MARQPHSSEDHSVRLLKVGERVRHVLSELLTRQQVHDDTLSARTVSVTEVRMSPDLRQAKVYVKPLLGGDEQEVLTALRQNTAFFQREVAKRLGLKFAPKLRFLADESFDEADRIERLLSDPRVARDLDGEDD from the coding sequence ATGGCCCGCCAACCTCACAGCTCCGAAGACCATTCCGTCCGCCTGCTCAAGGTGGGGGAACGGGTGCGCCATGTGCTGTCGGAACTGCTTACCCGCCAGCAGGTGCATGACGATACGCTGTCGGCCCGCACCGTCTCCGTCACCGAAGTGCGCATGTCGCCCGACCTGCGGCAGGCGAAGGTCTACGTGAAGCCGCTGCTGGGCGGGGACGAGCAGGAGGTGCTCACCGCATTGCGGCAGAACACCGCCTTCTTCCAGCGCGAGGTGGCGAAGCGGCTCGGCCTGAAATTCGCGCCCAAGCTGCGCTTCCTGGCCGACGAGAGCTTCGACGAGGCCGATCGGATCGAGCGGCTGCTGTCCGACCCGCGCGTGGCGCGAGATCTGGATGGCGAGGACGACTGA
- a CDS encoding DUF1697 domain-containing protein has product MTRYAALFGAINVGGNRLLMADLRDALEREDFAEVETVVASGNVLFSHEERPSEGLAEKLAYVVRERFDIDTFAAVRSRAELEAAVAESPFADTGEDNLVHVHFLETQPAPEAFETLIADHAGRGSEKLAPGTRALHIDYVDGAGASKLTAGFIARRLGCRGTARNIRSIRRIIEKMD; this is encoded by the coding sequence ATGACCCGTTACGCTGCCCTGTTCGGCGCTATCAATGTCGGCGGCAATCGCCTGCTGATGGCGGACCTGCGCGACGCGTTGGAGCGCGAGGATTTCGCGGAGGTGGAAACGGTGGTCGCCAGCGGCAACGTGCTGTTCTCACACGAGGAGCGGCCGAGCGAGGGGCTGGCCGAAAAGCTCGCCTATGTGGTGCGCGAACGGTTCGACATCGATACCTTCGCCGCCGTGCGCAGCCGGGCCGAACTGGAAGCGGCGGTGGCGGAAAGCCCCTTCGCGGACACGGGCGAGGACAATCTCGTCCATGTCCATTTCCTCGAAACCCAGCCTGCGCCCGAGGCCTTCGAGACGCTCATTGCCGATCACGCCGGCCGCGGGAGCGAGAAACTTGCGCCCGGCACGCGGGCGCTGCACATCGACTATGTCGATGGCGCGGGGGCCAGCAAGCTGACCGCCGGCTTCATCGCCCGGCGCCTTGGCTGCCGCGGTACCGCGCGCAACATCCGGTCGATCCGGCGCATTATCGAAAAGATGGACTGA